A window from Gossypium raimondii isolate GPD5lz chromosome 7, ASM2569854v1, whole genome shotgun sequence encodes these proteins:
- the LOC105797552 gene encoding vestitone reductase, translating to MEGDKGIVCVTGGTGYVGSWLIKLLLELGYSVHTTVRADPGNKRDLSFLTNLPGANERLKIFTADLNDPESFGTAIEGCKGVFHVAAPMDFQDNEPEAVVTQRLIDGTLGILKTCLRSNTVKKVVYTSSITAVYFNKIKNVEIMDESYWSDVDYIRSEVKSYVSSYAITKTSTEKAVLEFAEQHGLDLVSIIPPMVLGPFICPKMHGPVRTALSPILGSRKNNNLLLNLAMVHMDDLARAFIFLLEHPEAKGRYNCSSDTVTAPKIVEILSTNHPEFPIVDTLEGIEGAKLPGLSSKKLLDLGFRFKYGVEDMYDGAIKSCKEKGLL from the exons ATGGAAGGAGATAAAGGAATAGTGTGCGTGACTGGAGGGACCGGTTACGTTGGCTCCTGGTTGATCAAACTGCTTCTTGAGCTCGGTTACTCTGTTCATACCACTGTTAGAGCTGACCCAG GTAACAAGAGAGACCTTAGCTTCCTCACCAACCTACCAGGAGCAAATGAAAGGCTTAAAATCTTCACAGCAGATCTTAATGATCCCGAGAGTTTTGGTACTGCCATCGAGGGATGCAAAGGAGTTTTCCATGTTGCTGCTCCCATGGATTTCCAGGACAACGAACCCGAAGCAGTTGTGACCCAAAGGTTAATCGATGGAACATTAGgcatcttgaagacatgcttGAGATCAAACACAGTGAAGAAAGTTGTATACACTTCTAGTATTACCGCCGTATATTTCAACAAGATCAAGAATGTGGAGATTATGGACGAGAGTTATTGGAGTGATGTGGATTACATTCGATCAGAAGTTAAGTCATATGTGAGTTCTTATGCCATTACCAAGACTTCGACAGAAAAAGCAGTTCTTGAATTTGCAGAACAACATGGATTGGATTTGGTTTCCATCATTCCTCCTATGGTTCTGGGTCCCTTCATCTGTCCCAAGATGCATGGTCCAGTGCGCACCGCATTGTCTCCCATCCTAG GGAGTAGGAAAAACAATAATCTTCTTCTCAATCTTGCAATGGTGCATATGGATGATTTGGCAAGGGCATTCATCTTCCTGCTTGAGCATCCTGAGGCAAAAGGAAGGTATAATTGTTCCTCTGATACGGTTACTGCTCCAAAGATAGTTGAAATTCTTTCAACTAACCATCCAGAATTCCCAATTGTAGA CACCCTGGAAGGAATTGAAGGTGCTAAATTGCCTGGTTTGTCATCAAAGAAGCTCTTGGATTTGGGTTTCAGATTCAAGTATGGGGTTGAGGATATGTATGATGGAGCTATTAAAAGCTGCAAGGAGAAAGGCCTTCTCTAG